A window of Acidobacteriota bacterium contains these coding sequences:
- a CDS encoding PQQ-binding-like beta-propeller repeat protein has translation MTVTTRRAVRRAAGPTVAAFVAAAMAGMAAQEREFVPVTDAILENPAPGDWLTWRRTVNGWGYSPLDQIDRSNVGGLRMVWTRALAPGRSEGTPLAYGGVLYMPQSSDVIEAIDAVTGDLIWSHRRDLPEDVYTFVGGNSANNRNISIYDRFIVNTSDDSYIFGLDVETGEIAWETQIFDYQETPAGHSSGPIIADGKAISGRSCRPAGGPETCVIIAHDARTGEEVWRRRTIPAPGEPGDETWGSVPFEQRVHVGAWMPASYDPELRLIYQGTSVTSPAPKFMLGGIENTHLYHNSTLALDVDTGEIRWHYQHLNDHWDLDHPFERILLDTAVTPDPAEVAWINPRIQPGEMRKVMTGVPGKTGLVYTLDRETGEFLWAKPTVPQNVISGIDPATGVVTENAEVTFTAEGQQVLACPNMHGGKDWEAGAYSPLTNTMYMPLRNMCQRLLATTSPDASHRIYALAVRHELAPNMDQLGSVYAINAETGKTTWLHQQRAATLSLVATGGGLVFGGDAAGRFHAFDQETGEILWEINLGSPVSGFPISFAVDGRQYIAVSTGRAATTASFLELTPELRPSIGNNLFVFALP, from the coding sequence ATGACGGTTACAACCAGACGTGCGGTGAGGCGTGCGGCAGGCCCGACGGTGGCGGCCTTCGTGGCGGCGGCCATGGCCGGGATGGCCGCGCAGGAGCGCGAGTTCGTGCCGGTCACGGACGCGATCCTGGAGAACCCGGCGCCCGGCGACTGGCTCACATGGCGGCGGACGGTTAACGGCTGGGGCTACAGCCCCCTCGATCAGATCGACCGCAGCAACGTCGGCGGCCTGCGCATGGTCTGGACCCGCGCCCTCGCGCCGGGACGGTCCGAGGGAACGCCGCTCGCCTACGGCGGCGTCCTCTACATGCCGCAGTCGAGCGACGTGATCGAGGCGATCGACGCGGTGACCGGCGACCTCATCTGGAGCCACCGCCGCGACCTCCCGGAGGACGTGTACACGTTCGTCGGCGGCAATTCCGCCAACAACCGCAACATCTCCATCTACGACCGGTTCATCGTCAACACGAGCGACGACTCGTACATCTTCGGCCTCGACGTCGAAACCGGCGAGATCGCCTGGGAGACGCAGATCTTCGACTACCAGGAGACTCCCGCCGGACACAGTTCCGGGCCGATCATCGCCGACGGCAAGGCGATCTCGGGGCGGAGCTGCCGCCCGGCCGGCGGCCCCGAGACCTGCGTCATCATCGCCCACGACGCGCGGACCGGCGAGGAAGTCTGGCGCCGGCGCACGATCCCGGCGCCGGGCGAGCCGGGCGACGAGACCTGGGGCAGCGTCCCGTTCGAGCAGCGCGTGCACGTCGGCGCCTGGATGCCGGCGAGCTACGACCCGGAGCTGCGGCTCATCTACCAGGGGACGTCGGTCACCTCCCCGGCCCCGAAGTTCATGCTGGGGGGCATCGAGAACACGCACCTCTACCACAACTCGACCCTCGCCCTCGACGTCGACACGGGCGAGATCCGCTGGCACTACCAGCACCTGAACGACCACTGGGATCTCGACCACCCCTTCGAGCGCATCCTCCTCGACACCGCGGTCACGCCCGACCCCGCCGAGGTCGCCTGGATCAACCCGCGCATCCAGCCGGGCGAGATGCGGAAGGTGATGACCGGCGTGCCGGGGAAGACCGGCCTCGTCTACACCCTCGACCGCGAGACGGGCGAGTTCCTCTGGGCAAAGCCGACCGTCCCGCAGAACGTCATCAGCGGCATCGACCCGGCGACTGGCGTGGTCACCGAGAACGCCGAGGTGACGTTCACCGCCGAGGGGCAGCAGGTGCTCGCCTGTCCCAACATGCACGGCGGGAAGGACTGGGAGGCGGGCGCCTACAGCCCCCTCACCAACACCATGTACATGCCGCTCCGCAACATGTGCCAGCGGCTGCTCGCCACCACCTCGCCCGACGCGTCACACCGAATCTACGCCCTCGCAGTCCGGCACGAGCTGGCCCCCAACATGGACCAGCTCGGTTCCGTCTACGCCATCAACGCCGAGACCGGCAAGACCACCTGGCTGCACCAGCAGCGTGCCGCGACCCTATCGCTCGTCGCCACCGGCGGCGGTCTCGTCTTCGGCGGCGACGCGGCGGGACGCTTCCACGCGTTCGATCAAGAGACCGGCGAAATCCTCTGGGAGATCAACCTCGGTTCCCCCGTCTCCGGCTTCCCGATCAGCTTCGCCGTCGACGGCCGGCAATACATTGCCGTCAGCACTGGCCGGGCGGCCACGACGGCCAGTTTTCTGGAATTGACGCCGGAGTTGCGGCCGAGCATTGGGAACAACTTATTCGTGTTTGCGTTACCTTAG